The following coding sequences lie in one Lolium perenne isolate Kyuss_39 chromosome 2, Kyuss_2.0, whole genome shotgun sequence genomic window:
- the LOC127328340 gene encoding zinc finger CCCH domain-containing protein 50-like produces MDVADIHTLQLPLKGNGAFGSMAAGDQAVPAHGGRRQLWASMPEEFWLYIYKVQLCPRPSNHDWTRCPYAHNGERARRRDPRIYRYIASPCLQYRGQQPPSCRHGLRCRYAHGVYEMWLHPSRFRTQMCLSRTRCPRPICFFAHSAAELRGDEHIAAAELRGSVYIAVTGVTLPMVSSLPLSPPRIQKPPVYAPSASPPPAAVSRDQPFDDQDMANRLRLLSLYSAFEADTLFSSTATAAATVATAAPAAATEPTMVALLDGGGEGVKCGRCVEEEDSMLNDYQYPHIDLIIDLVS; encoded by the coding sequence ATGGACGTGGCCGACATCCACACCTTGCAGTTGCCCCTAAAAGGAAACGGCGCCTTCGGCAGCATGGCGGCCGGGGACCAGGCGGTTCCGGCGCACGGGGGGCGCCGACAACTGTGGGCTTCCATGCCGGAGGAGTTCTGGCTCTACATATACAAGGTGCAGCTGTGCCCGCGGCCGAGCAACCACGACTGGACCAGGTGCCCCTATGCGCACAATGGCGAGCGCGCACGCCGCCGCGACCCGCGCATCTACCGCTACATCGCCAGCCCCTGCTTGCAATACCGCGGGCAGCAGCCGCCGAGCTGCCGACACGGGCTCAGGTGTCGTTACGCGCACGGTGTGTACGAGATGTGGCTGCACCCGTCCCGGTTCCGCACGCAGATGTGCTTGTCCAGGACGCGCTGCCCGCGCCCGATCTGCTTCTTCGCTCACTCCGCCGCTGAGCTCAGGGGCGACGAACACATCGCCGCCGCCGAGCTCAGGGGCAGCGTCTACATCGCCGTCACCGGCGTGACGCTACCGATGGTATCATCCCTGCCGCTGTCGCCACCTCGTATACAGAAGCCCCCTGTTTATGCTCCTTCAGCTTCACCACCACCGGCGGCTGTTTCACGTGACCAGCCGTTCGATGATCAGGACATGGCTAACAGGCTTCGGCTCCTGAGCCTGTACTCTGCCTTTGAAGCTGACACCTTGTTTTCTTCCACTGCCACCGCTGCAGCTACTGTGGCCACTGCTGCTCCCGCTGCCGCCACCGAGCCAACGATGGTGGCCTTACTGGACGGTGGCGGTGAGGGCGTCAAGTGCGGCCGTTGCGTGGAGGAGGAAGACTCCATGCTGAATGACTACCAGTACCCGCACATTGATCTCATCATAGACTTGGTGAGCTAA
- the LOC127328341 gene encoding zinc finger CCCH domain-containing protein 33-like yields MDVADMYALLVQGNSALGGGGYLADPTTWGAWAHEGHRLWASMSEEFWVYVYKVRRCPQPCSHDWTACPYAHKGERARRRDPRRFAYVAVSCPDYRAQAQAQLAAGGGQPPPSCRRGLKCRYAHGVFELWLHPSRFRTRMCEAGRRCPRPICFFAHLPAELRVHDHIAAGAVPLPMISLPPSPPRLLQRAPSPPLASPPAAAVSRGQLFDDLTLQSTHQNRLRLLSLYSAVAADTVFSSAATSAAAVAATAAATVPTLMALPAGGGEDVKGGRCAEEEDSVMNDYQYPHVDLIMDLVS; encoded by the coding sequence ATGGACGTGGCCGACATGTACGCCTTGCTGGTACAGGGGAACAGCGCCTTGGGCGGCGGCGGGTACCTGGCGGACCCGACGACGTGGGGCGCATGGGCCCACGAGGGGCACCGGCTGTGGGCGTCCATGTCGGAGGAGTTCTGGGTGTACGTGTACAAGGTGCGGCGGTGCCCGCAGCCGTGCAGCCACGACTGGACGGCCTGCCCCTACGCGCACAAGGGCGAGCGCGCACGCCGCCGCGACCCGCGCCGTTTCGCCTACGTCGCCGTCTCCTGCCCGGACTACCGCGCGCAGGCGCAGGCGCAGCTCGCCGCGGGAGGCGGACAACCGCCGCCGAGCTGCCGGCGCGGGCTCAAGTGCCGGTACGCGCACGGCGTGTTCGAGCTCTGGCTGCACCCCTCCCGGTTCCGCACGCGCATGTGCGAGGCTGGCCGGCGCTGCCCGCGGCCGATCTGCTTCTTCGCCCACTTGCCGGCGGAGCTCAGGGTCCACGACCACATCGCCGCTGGCGCCGTGCCCCTGCCGATGATCtccctgccgccgtcgccgcctcggcTACTCCAGCGCGCGCCTTCTCCTCCTCTGGCGTCGCCGCCGGCGGCGGCTGTTTCACGTGGCCAGCTGTTCGATGATCTGACCCTGCAGTCCACGCACCAGAACAGGCTTCGGCTGCTGAGCCTGTACTCTGCCGTCGCCGCCGACACCGTTTTTTCCTCCGCTGCCACCTCCGCCGCTGCTGTTGCTGCCACTGCTGCCGCCACCGTACCGACCCTGATGGCCTtaccggcgggcggcggcgaggaTGTGAAGGGCGGCCGTTGTGCGGAGGAGGAGGACTCTGTGATGAACGACTACCAGTACCCGCACGTTGATCTCATCATGGACCTGGTGAGCTAG